The Stenotrophomonas indicatrix DNA segment CGCCGCCCTGCCAAAGGTCGTACCCGAAGTTCCTGAACTAGCGGTCGCGGCCGCTGCACATTGATTTTTGTATGTGAAAGCAATTTCGCAGTCACGCGCGCCGGTAGCGTCGCACTCGGCCTTCGCAGCCTTCTCAGCGTCACTCTTTTTCACTTTTCCGACAGAGACACCCGATGCTCCAGAGTTGGACATTGCGATGGCGCCCCATGTCTTGATCCAGCGACCCGTCGCCCTGGGCCCAGCGTCCCCGCTGGAGCCCGCTGGAATTGGTGCACATCCTGGCGCGCGACTATCACCTATCGGATATTGCCCGGGCGGGCATCGCCCTTCCGCAAAAGCCGATTCAGCAGCAACGCTAAGTGCCAAACAAATACTCAAATTGAAAATAATTTTCCCAATTGATTTTTTGCGCACAGCCCTCACCCCTTCGACAGTTCTTTCACTCAACATCATTCGCTTGACCTGGCGGCGCCTATCGTGCTCGGTGCCACTCGCTGCTCACCTGAAGAATTTTGAGGCATCGAGGTCCGGACCATACTCCCAGCATGTGCATCTCCGCCATGTGTCTCCCCCTTCGCGGGAGCCGCCGGCGTATACGAACCCGGCGGCTGGCCCTGCGGACCCGGCTGGCCGGCTGCCGATCCACCGATCTGGGAGTATGGCGCGAAACCACCCAAGGTCCCCTGGAAGAACATCGCCGCCATTGGGGGAGCGGTCAGGATCAGGGTCGTGAGGATCAGGCCCATGCCGCCCTGCTGCATCGCCTGGCTGGTCATGCCGTCGCTGGAGGCGCCGTCGAGTAGGAACTTGTTGACCAAGGCGGTGGACCAGAACGCGGCCGAGACACGGATCACCATGTCCAGCGCGATCGATACCATCGCTGCCAGTACCGCCATCGAGAACATCGTGCCGATGCCGTAGAACAGCCATCGCTGGAACAGCTGCTTGGTCTGGTCGAACAGCAGGCACAGAATGAACAACGGACCCAGGCCGATGAACAGCGCCAGCGCGACCTCGTAGAGCAGCAACATCGCACCAGCGGTGACCGCCGGGCCGCCCGTGCCCAGGCCGATGAACCACAGCGCCCGGGTCTTGTCCGCCTGCAACCCTGGATCATTCAGGATCTTGATGCCATCAATGCTCGACAGCGCCACCTGCATCCAGGCCAAGCTCTTGTCGATCTGGTCTTCCGGCTGCTGGTCCTTGCCGGTCACCACGTGGGTGATCAGGCCTTTGACGTCCTCGTTGAGGAATTTCTGCAGGTTGCTGCCGAACATCGCCATGCTGGTGGCAACGCTCACAATCAACGCCGCGCGCGCCATATTGGTCACCAGCACCATCATGGAGTCGCGGCTGCGGCCGGTAACGATCCGGAAGCCCTGGATCAGTACCCACAGCGTCATCAGCACCAGTGCCATGCCACCGACCCAGGACATCATGCGCCCCATCAGGTCGATGCCGTAGTCACTGATCCTGTCGCGCAGGTAATCCATGATCAGCTTGAAGAAGACGAAATCGCCGATCGACTGGACACGCACCGCGTAGCCCAGCAGATCCTGCAATCCGCCTGAGAAATCAAAGTTGGCCAGCCACCTGATCGTCATTTCCACAATCCCTTGGTAATTCCGTTACTGCAAAGAACGCCGCATCGCTTTGCAGCGCCTGTCTACGTACTAGCGGCCTGCAATCATTTGACGCTGAGCGCGGTCTTCAGTGCGGTGGTCTTGACCATGTCGCTGATCAGCTGCTTGGTCGGGTCCCCCTTCAATGCGGCCTGCGCCACCACCTTCTGGTTGGCCTCCATGACCTCGATATAGGCATCATAGGATTTCATCCGTGCTTCCCAGCTCTGGGCAAGTGCGGCAATGTCATTGGCGGTGCGCAGCGATTCGCTGTCGGCACCCTGCACGGTGCCCTGATCGTTGTTGGTCAGGCGGATCTTGAGGATGCGGGTCAAGGAGTTGTTGATGCGCGGAACGGTCTGGGTCAGGAAATCGATCGCGTCGTTGTACTTGCGGTTCTGCATCATCCGGATGTTGACGCAGATCTGCATCTGCTGCTCCTTCACATCCGCCTGCGGATTGAACACGAACACCTTGAAGGCGGACTCCAGGCTGAAGTCCAGCGCCTTGCCGCAGGTTTCGGCAACCAGATAGTTCGGCGCCACCGGCACCAGCGGCGCGCTGTCGGGCATGCCGAAGCTGTTTACCGCCGCCTGCACCTGGATCAGCGCCTGGCGATACTGTTCCAGCGTGCGGATCCAGCGGGTGTTCTGCTCGACGTACTCGGCCGCGTCCTGCGCTTTGGCCGCGTAGGCGGTCGCCTCAGTCTTGTAGGTGTTGATCTGATTGAGCAGGTGCTGGATAAGGCTGGTACCGGTCTCCTGCACGGGAATCCAGGCGCTGACATTGGCGCTGCCGAGCGTCATCATGGCTGCCACGGTCATCGCTGCAAGACGGGGCGCGCGGCGGCGGGGCGAGGAAGCTTGCTTGGTATTGTTCATATCAGTCTCCATTGATCGGAACTCGTAGTCTTCGGGCAGGCCGTCTCGCGGATCAGGTAACAGTGTCGCGCGCTGCGACAGCCGCCTTGCCCGAGCCCTTTCGATTCTTGTAGAAATCTTCAAGCCACTGTTCCGGCGTCAGTTCATCCACCGTCACTCGTGCGCGTACCGCAGCCGTCTGCAATACGCGATGCATGATGTCGATGTTGTCAGTGGACGCCGAGATCACCGACAGAATGTCGTCCATCCCGCGCAGATTCAGCTGGCACACGCTGGACGCGTGCCCCTGCTTGACCAGGAAGCAGCGCGAGCGCTCATCCAAGGCGGTGACCACCTTGAACTCGGCCTCGGTCAGCTTCAGGCCGTCCATGTAGTCGCTCTTGCTGGCGTTCGGGTTCGGAAGCAGGATCAACGTCGCAGTCTGCTCGATCAGCGCCGCCGAGATGTCGCTCTTCAGCGCATCTTCCGGACTCTGCGTCGCGAAGATGCCCAGGCCATTCTGCTTACGGATGGTCTTCTGCTTGTTCTTGGCGAATTCTTTCAGGCCACCCTCACCGTCCAGAATCTTCCAGAATTCGTCCATCACGTAGATCAATGGACGACCATCGATCAGCGACTCCAGGCGATGCAGCAGGTAGTTGATGACCGGCACGCGCACTTCAGGGTTGTCGATGATGTCGGTGTAGTCGAAACCGATGATGTTGGCCTTGCTCAGGTCTACGGTATCCACCGGGTTGTCGAACACCCAGCCCAGCGAGTTGCCCGAGGTCCAGCGGCGCACGCGCGCGTACAGGCCGTCGTCGCCCATGTTGGGCAGGCTCTTCTGGAAATTGGTCATGCTGCGCAGGTGCATCGGCGTGTCAAGCATGCTCTCCACCGCGCGGTAGATATCCTCTTCTTCGCGGGAGCTGTACTCGCGCTTGCCTGCCAGCACCTTGATCAGGTCGGCCAGGAACTGCACATTGCTTTCGTTGTTCTCACACTGGAACGGATTGAAGCCGGTCGGCGCGCCGTTCTCCAGGGCCAGATAGTTGCCACCACAAGCGCGAACGAAGATCTCTGCGCCGCGGTCCTTGTCGAAGAAGAAGATGGTCGGCGATGGCTCGTACTTCTGCACCTGGCTGAGCAGGAAGTTGATCAGCGCGGTCTTACCGGTACCCGACTTACCAATCACCATGGTGTTGGCGATCGCCTTTTCACCCAGCGAGTTTTCCGACGGATGGGTGGCATGGAAGTTGAAGTAGTACGGCTGGCCGTTGGTCGTCTGCAACGTGGTGACGCAGTCGCCCCACGGATTGTTGTGCTGCTTGCCGGTGGCGAAGTTGTGCAGTGGCGACAGACCGAGGAAGTTCAGCGAGCTGACGTTGGCCAAGCGAGTGCGGAAGCGCCAGTTGGCCGGGATCTGCGAGTAGAACGACGAGGTAACCGCCAGATCTTCCTTGGTGGTCACAAAGCCAGCGTTGGACAGTTCAGCGCGCGTGGAGGCCACGTTCTGGGACAGCTTGGCCTGACTGTCGCCATAGACCGCCATGATGAAGTGGTACTCGCCCAGTACGAAGTTGCCGGAGGACAGATGGTCCATCGCCTGGTCGAGCTCGACGATCTGGCTGACGGCCTTGTCACCGGAGGAAATCATCATGCCCTTGGTGCGGTCGAGCACCTTCAGCGCGTCCTGGCGCCCCATCGGGCTGAACGAATGGGTGATGACGTACTCAAAATCCAGATACTTCAGGCCGTTGAGGATGCCCGGGTAGGTGCCCTCGGCATACTCCTTGATGTTGAGGATGGCGCCGAAGTGATTGACGCCGTTGGGCGTATTGATCACGAAGTCGCCGGTCTTGGCCGAGAACATGTGCCGGCTGACCGGCAGGTAGTCCTTCACTGGTGCCGACAGCACCGGCACGGGCTCATCGATGCGGTTGATGAGATAGCCGAACAGTTCCAGTGTCTCGGAGAACACCACGCCGTTCTTGGCTTCGTACATGCCCAGGCGGTACGGCGCGTAGTCGCGGATGACGGCTTCGACGTTGCCAGCCAGTTCCATCAGCTTCTCGACGGCCTGTTCCTGCTCGGCACGGAGCTTGTCGACGTTGGCCGATTTCTCCACGAAGCGCTTGCCAGCCACTACCGGCCGGTAGAGCATGGTCAGGTACAGCTCGTTCTGCATGATGCGCTGCGAGGACAGCATGCCCATGTACTGGTCGGACACGTCCTGGTTGAAGCGCTGCTTGTAGCTGCTCTTGCCCTTCAACGTGCGGCGACGGCGGATGTCATGCACCCAGAAGGCGACGTTGACGAAATCCGGCGCGCGCAGCGTCTGCAGCAACCGATTGAAGGTGTTGTGCCGATGTTCCAGCTCCCACTCCTCGCGCCCCACGAACGGCAACCCTTCCAGGTGCCAGGTCAACAGGTAGTCGCCGCCCGTGGTCTTCACCACGTTCGGGGCTACATGCGAGGACAGAGGAATGAATTCGCTGATGGACGTATCTGGGCTGAACATACGACTGCTTCCAAAGGGTACTGCCGACGAAGATTCGGAGTGGACGAGGTGGGCGTCTGACGCCCACCTTGTCCGATCCAGCCCTCAATCCATTCGGGCTGGCTTGTTGCGGTAGTGATTCGGGTTGAACACCCACATTCCTTCGTGTTCCTGCACGTTGCGAACCCGGAGCTTGAACATCAGCCTCAGGCCCAGCAGCCGGAAGATCATTTCGTCACGCTTGGCCATCTGACGCATGATGAAGATGGCCACCGGAATGGTCAGCAGGAACCAGAAGTTCGTGTACATGCTCAAGAGCAGCAACCCGCCTGCCACCATAAAGAACGGCAGATAGGGAACGCCCAGAAACATCGCCGGACGCGTGCAGCCGCGAAACAGTACGTTCTTATGCACTGTAGTACTGAACAGCGTTGTTGATCAGGTAGTACGTGGTGCCGTCGCCGCCACCGCACTTACCATCGCTGCCGTCGCCCAGCAGCATGCGGGCGATCTGGCCGGCAGCACCGATCAGCACGCCACCAATCAGGATCGACGCGACGTCAGAGATGCGCTTGTGCGCGAACGCAATCTGGTAGCCGGCGAAGATGACCGCGATGGTCACCACGGCGATCGAGGCGATGTTCAACAGCCCGTTGATATTGTTGAAGAAGCCACAGACTTTCTTGTCGGTACCACCGAAGTCGGTGGCGCCGCCGGCAAACACCTGCGGGGCGAACACGGCGCCCACGAAGAGGGTGGCCATCAGCAGGGTCTTCAGCGTGCGCTGGGCCTGGACGAGGTCGAGATTGGATCGCTTCATGGATTGATTTCCTTGTTGATGGACTAACACAACTGAATCGACCAGCCGGGGGACTGGCCGTACCACGACTTCGTCAGAACACGAAGGCCGCATCCCCTGCGGGAATCTGTTGCACCGGCGCTGCCGCTGGCGCGTTGTATGCGTTGCCGTTCCCGGCCACAGGTGCGTTCCGCTCGCTCCATGGGCGCAGCATGACCGGAGCATCGTCGCCGGCGACGGCTCCAGGAAGCTGCTGCGGCATGACAGGCACACCCTGCCCCTGCCTGACCTGCGGATTCTGCTGCGGAATCTGCTGCGGCGACTGCGGATAGCCTGCGCCTGCCGGGCCTTCCGGCTGCATCATTCGATCCACCGAACCCAGCACAACGCGGGACAGCGCCTGATCGGCAAGATTGACCAGACTGCTGCGCGCCATCGCACCGGTAGACGGATAGACGGTATAGGCGCGTGCCGGATCGTTGGACGGCACGTACACCGGAGTACTGGCCTGGGCGACGATGCGTGCCTGTGCCGGAGACGCCAGTTGCGGGTGATGCTCCACCTTGACGGTACGGCGCTCACCACGATTGATCACGTCGATCGGCGCAACGCCATTGGAGGCAACCCGCTGGCCACGACGGATCGAGTCATAGACCTTCTGCACGTAACCGTGGCGGAAGCCCGTTTCGAAGTTGCCCGAGTAGTAGCAACTGAACGACTTGCCCCAATCCTTGCCCGAGCGCTTGTAGCACTCGGCCAGGATGCGGGAACCCGCCTGCAGGTTCGGGCACTGCTGGAATGCCTTTTCGTACGAATCCAGGCCGTACTTGGCCAGGTTGTAGCGATTGACCTGGGCCAGGCCGATGGAGAAGTTGTAACCCTTCTCCTCCAGCATGCGCACGGTGGCGAGCGCTTCGTCCAGCGCCTTGGGCTGGCGCGCAAGTGCACCACCAACCACGCCAATGGCGTAGGGGTTGCTCGAAGATTCCACGTTGATGACGTGCTGCATGACGTCCATCGAGACGGCCATCTCCGGGCACGCCATCATTTCAAGTCCTGGCAACATCGCTCAGCCCTCCTGCCCCTGGGCGCGCCCAGGATTGAAATCGATACCGGTGATATAGCGCGAGCCTGCATGCGCCTTGATATGCACGACGATGTCGATGGTCATCATCAACAGACGCTTGATGACGTTGAATTCCAGACCCGAGCCTTCGGTCGACGCCTTCACCATCAGCGCCAGCTGGTCCCAGGTCTGCTCCGGGCTGCCGGCGTGGCAGCTGGTGATCGAGCCGGGGTGACCAGACGCGCAGTTACGGATGAAGTAGAACGCCTCATCGCCACGGAGCTCGGCGAGGATGATGCGTTCGGGCTTCATGCGCAGGCAGGCTTCCATGCAGCTCTTGGCCGTCACGTTGCTGGCACTCTGCCCGCCCTTGGAATACAGCAGGTGCACGACATTGGGTTGGGTCAGAAACAGTTCGCGCGCGTCTTCGATGGTGACCAAGCGCTCGCTGTCCGGGATATGGTTGACCAACGCCTTCATGAAGGTGGTCTTGCCGCTACCGGTGGCGCCAGAGACGACGATGTTCTTGCGGTACATCACCGCACGCCGGAAAAATTCAGCGTACTCGCGGGAATGCCGCAGTTCCAGCAGTTCGCGATCCTGCTCGCTGACCCCACCATCCTGCTCGAGGATCTGGTTGAAGAAGCCATCCTCGTGGTACTGGGTGAGCGACTTGGTGTGCTTGGACGGCAGACGAATCGTGATCGACACCTTGCCTGCGTCGCAGGCCGGCGGAATCACGAACTGCGCGCGCTGTCCGGTCGGGAAGGTCAGCGACACAACCGGGTCGGCATCGGTAATGCGCTGACCAGTGTTGCTCTCGTTGACCACCGCGGTGCAGAACTGCCGGGCCCGTTCGAAGGTCAGGCTCGGCACGCTCACGTGCTGCCACCCTGCCCGCGTCTCCAGGTACAGCTCGCCCGGACGGTTGATGCAGATTTCCGTCACGTCAGGCGAAGTCATGTACTCGGCGATGCCCAGCACTTCGTACTGATAGCGCAGGAAATCGCTGGAGACGAGGGCGAGGGGTGACACTTCAGCGTCCATGATCGTTCGTGGCTTACCGGCGTGGGTTCAGCACATTGGTGAAATCAACGTCCTTGGCGACGTAGACATTCACGATCGTGCCCTGGTTGATGGTGACAGTCGGCGGACGACGACCTTCGCTGAGGGCCTCATTGGCCAGACGCTCCATGGTGCGTGCGGTGGCGCTCTCATAGGGCGAGCGGACAGCGAAGCCATTGCTGGCGACGGTGGTCGACTCCGGACCGTGCTCTGCGGCAGCGTATTTGAAGGCGTCAGCGATCAGGCTGATCATCAGGGCCGACGCGATGCGACTACCCCAGTGAGCGCTGTACTGAC contains these protein-coding regions:
- a CDS encoding DUF4189 domain-containing protein; protein product: MMLSERTVEGVRAVRKKSIGKIIFNLSICLALSVAAESAFAEGRCPPGQYPIGDSRAPGCAPIPAGSSGDAGPRATGRWIKTWGAIAMSNSGASGVSVGKVKKSDAEKAAKAECDATGARDCEIAFTYKNQCAAAATASSGTSGTTFGRAATVDIATTIAIDLCRSRGGQGCEAVYSACTEPKFEAF
- a CDS encoding lytic transglycosylase domain-containing protein, which produces MLPGLEMMACPEMAVSMDVMQHVINVESSSNPYAIGVVGGALARQPKALDEALATVRMLEEKGYNFSIGLAQVNRYNLAKYGLDSYEKAFQQCPNLQAGSRILAECYKRSGKDWGKSFSCYYSGNFETGFRHGYVQKVYDSIRRGQRVASNGVAPIDVINRGERRTVKVEHHPQLASPAQARIVAQASTPVYVPSNDPARAYTVYPSTGAMARSSLVNLADQALSRVVLGSVDRMMQPEGPAGAGYPQSPQQIPQQNPQVRQGQGVPVMPQQLPGAVAGDDAPVMLRPWSERNAPVAGNGNAYNAPAAAPVQQIPAGDAAFVF
- a CDS encoding TrbC/VirB2 family protein — translated: MKRSNLDLVQAQRTLKTLLMATLFVGAVFAPQVFAGGATDFGGTDKKVCGFFNNINGLLNIASIAVVTIAVIFAGYQIAFAHKRISDVASILIGGVLIGAAGQIARMLLGDGSDGKCGGGDGTTYYLINNAVQYYSA
- a CDS encoding type IV secretion system protein, which encodes MTIRWLANFDFSGGLQDLLGYAVRVQSIGDFVFFKLIMDYLRDRISDYGIDLMGRMMSWVGGMALVLMTLWVLIQGFRIVTGRSRDSMMVLVTNMARAALIVSVATSMAMFGSNLQKFLNEDVKGLITHVVTGKDQQPEDQIDKSLAWMQVALSSIDGIKILNDPGLQADKTRALWFIGLGTGGPAVTAGAMLLLYEVALALFIGLGPLFILCLLFDQTKQLFQRWLFYGIGTMFSMAVLAAMVSIALDMVIRVSAAFWSTALVNKFLLDGASSDGMTSQAMQQGGMGLILTTLILTAPPMAAMFFQGTLGGFAPYSQIGGSAAGQPGPQGQPPGSYTPAAPAKGETHGGDAHAGSMVRTSMPQNSSGEQRVAPSTIGAARSSE
- a CDS encoding VirB3 family type IV secretion system protein; translated protein: MHKNVLFRGCTRPAMFLGVPYLPFFMVAGGLLLLSMYTNFWFLLTIPVAIFIMRQMAKRDEMIFRLLGLRLMFKLRVRNVQEHEGMWVFNPNHYRNKPARMD
- the virB11 gene encoding P-type DNA transfer ATPase VirB11, producing the protein MDAEVSPLALVSSDFLRYQYEVLGIAEYMTSPDVTEICINRPGELYLETRAGWQHVSVPSLTFERARQFCTAVVNESNTGQRITDADPVVSLTFPTGQRAQFVIPPACDAGKVSITIRLPSKHTKSLTQYHEDGFFNQILEQDGGVSEQDRELLELRHSREYAEFFRRAVMYRKNIVVSGATGSGKTTFMKALVNHIPDSERLVTIEDARELFLTQPNVVHLLYSKGGQSASNVTAKSCMEACLRMKPERIILAELRGDEAFYFIRNCASGHPGSITSCHAGSPEQTWDQLALMVKASTEGSGLEFNVIKRLLMMTIDIVVHIKAHAGSRYITGIDFNPGRAQGQEG
- a CDS encoding VirB4 family type IV secretion/conjugal transfer ATPase, whose protein sequence is MFSPDTSISEFIPLSSHVAPNVVKTTGGDYLLTWHLEGLPFVGREEWELEHRHNTFNRLLQTLRAPDFVNVAFWVHDIRRRRTLKGKSSYKQRFNQDVSDQYMGMLSSQRIMQNELYLTMLYRPVVAGKRFVEKSANVDKLRAEQEQAVEKLMELAGNVEAVIRDYAPYRLGMYEAKNGVVFSETLELFGYLINRIDEPVPVLSAPVKDYLPVSRHMFSAKTGDFVINTPNGVNHFGAILNIKEYAEGTYPGILNGLKYLDFEYVITHSFSPMGRQDALKVLDRTKGMMISSGDKAVSQIVELDQAMDHLSSGNFVLGEYHFIMAVYGDSQAKLSQNVASTRAELSNAGFVTTKEDLAVTSSFYSQIPANWRFRTRLANVSSLNFLGLSPLHNFATGKQHNNPWGDCVTTLQTTNGQPYYFNFHATHPSENSLGEKAIANTMVIGKSGTGKTALINFLLSQVQKYEPSPTIFFFDKDRGAEIFVRACGGNYLALENGAPTGFNPFQCENNESNVQFLADLIKVLAGKREYSSREEEDIYRAVESMLDTPMHLRSMTNFQKSLPNMGDDGLYARVRRWTSGNSLGWVFDNPVDTVDLSKANIIGFDYTDIIDNPEVRVPVINYLLHRLESLIDGRPLIYVMDEFWKILDGEGGLKEFAKNKQKTIRKQNGLGIFATQSPEDALKSDISAALIEQTATLILLPNPNASKSDYMDGLKLTEAEFKVVTALDERSRCFLVKQGHASSVCQLNLRGMDDILSVISASTDNIDIMHRVLQTAAVRARVTVDELTPEQWLEDFYKNRKGSGKAAVAARDTVT